In Terriglobia bacterium, the following proteins share a genomic window:
- a CDS encoding NAD(P)/FAD-dependent oxidoreductase gives MTATARDEGIDHNIRFRHQIKRASWSSDEALWTVEAEIAKQKPAANGANHTNSGTSAEATGHIGADGNGTAAGAAGTTAVANNASGVAAKKVTFTCNFLFSCAGYYRYSAGYLPEFPNAGRFRGRMIHPQAWPTKVSADGKTEEGLDYAGKRVVVVGSGATAVTLVPAMAKTAAHVTMLQRSPTYVISAPEKDAIANFLRRIMPDMWAYRLSRWKNVGFMTYIYQLSQLMPNFVKRGIIKKARKQLGTDFDVETHFTPRYRPWEQRMCLIPDADMFEAIKAGRASVVTDQIETFTERGILLKSGKELEADIIVTATGLMMQAFGGMELAVDGHAVDPGKVLAYKGVMMSGVPNFASVFGYINASWTLKADLICNYVCRLLNFMDRKGVRQVTPKPSLGKNGGERAVAPFVENFTPGYIQRALASWPKQGAKKPWRVYQNYFRDTISLKWTRVDDEGLEFSNPAGAAAQKPKSLKEVAASS, from the coding sequence ATCACGGCCACGGCGCGGGACGAAGGCATTGACCATAACATCCGCTTTCGCCACCAGATCAAGCGGGCGAGCTGGTCGTCGGACGAGGCGCTGTGGACGGTCGAGGCCGAAATTGCGAAGCAAAAGCCAGCCGCGAATGGCGCGAATCACACCAATTCGGGGACAAGTGCAGAGGCAACCGGCCATATAGGCGCCGACGGGAACGGTACGGCTGCAGGAGCAGCAGGGACAACGGCAGTCGCGAACAACGCTAGCGGTGTTGCAGCGAAGAAAGTCACTTTCACCTGCAACTTCCTCTTCTCCTGCGCCGGCTATTATCGCTATTCGGCCGGCTACCTGCCCGAATTCCCCAACGCCGGCCGCTTCCGGGGACGCATGATTCATCCGCAGGCCTGGCCGACCAAAGTGTCGGCCGACGGAAAGACGGAGGAAGGCCTGGACTATGCGGGCAAGCGCGTGGTGGTCGTCGGCAGCGGAGCAACGGCGGTCACGCTGGTCCCGGCCATGGCCAAAACTGCCGCCCACGTGACCATGCTGCAGCGGTCGCCGACGTACGTGATCTCCGCGCCCGAAAAAGACGCCATCGCAAACTTTCTGCGCCGCATCATGCCCGATATGTGGGCCTACCGGCTCAGCCGCTGGAAAAACGTGGGATTCATGACCTACATCTACCAGCTCTCGCAGTTGATGCCCAACTTTGTGAAGCGCGGCATCATCAAGAAGGCGCGCAAGCAACTGGGCACGGACTTTGACGTGGAGACGCATTTCACCCCGCGCTACCGGCCCTGGGAGCAGCGCATGTGCCTGATCCCCGACGCGGACATGTTTGAGGCCATCAAAGCGGGCCGCGCCAGCGTGGTCACCGACCAGATTGAGACCTTCACGGAACGCGGCATCCTGCTCAAATCCGGCAAGGAACTCGAAGCCGACATCATCGTTACCGCGACCGGCCTGATGATGCAGGCCTTCGGCGGCATGGAGCTTGCGGTGGACGGCCACGCCGTGGATCCGGGCAAGGTCCTGGCTTACAAAGGCGTGATGATGTCCGGCGTGCCGAACTTTGCGTCGGTGTTCGGCTACATCAACGCCTCATGGACGCTCAAGGCCGACCTGATCTGCAATTACGTCTGCCGGCTCTTGAATTTCATGGACCGCAAAGGCGTGCGACAAGTGACTCCCAAGCCGTCTTTGGGGAAGAACGGCGGCGAGCGTGCCGTGGCGCCCTTCGTAGAGAACTTCACCCCCGGCTACATTCAACGCGCACTGGCCAGCTGGCCGAAGCAGGGAGCGAAGAAGCCGTGGCGCGTGTATCAGAACTATTTCCGCGACACCATCAGCCTGAAATGGACCCGGGTGGACGATGAAGGGCTGGAGTTCTCAAACCCGGCGGGGGCCGCGGCGCAGAAGCCGAAGTCGCTGAAGGAAGTAGCAGCTAGCAGCTAG
- a CDS encoding O-methyltransferase — protein MAQESFSQETFAAVDQYYADLLVKAGPALDAALQSSDAAGLPSINVSPNAGKLLFLLARLMGARRILELGTLGGYSTIWMARALPADGRLITLEFDAKHAEVARANIARAGLAHLIEIRMGRALDTLPQLAADGSGPFDLIFIDADKASYPDYFTWALKLSRRGTLIIADNVVRKGAVADPNTTDANVMGVRRMNELIAAEPRVTATAMQTVGVKGYDGLAFALVVG, from the coding sequence ATGGCCCAGGAATCGTTCAGCCAAGAAACATTTGCCGCCGTTGACCAATATTATGCCGACCTGCTGGTCAAAGCCGGTCCCGCGCTGGACGCCGCGCTCCAAAGCAGTGACGCTGCCGGTCTTCCGTCCATCAACGTTTCGCCTAACGCCGGCAAGCTGCTCTTCCTGTTGGCGCGACTGATGGGAGCCCGCCGCATTCTGGAGCTGGGCACGCTCGGCGGTTACAGCACTATCTGGATGGCCCGCGCTCTTCCCGCGGACGGACGCCTGATCACTCTTGAATTCGACGCCAAGCATGCCGAAGTTGCCCGCGCCAACATCGCCCGCGCCGGACTCGCCCATCTGATCGAGATACGGATGGGACGCGCCCTGGACACGCTGCCGCAGCTTGCCGCCGACGGCAGCGGCCCGTTTGACCTGATCTTTATTGATGCCGACAAAGCGAGCTACCCGGACTACTTCACCTGGGCTCTGAAACTCTCGCGCCGCGGCACGCTGATCATCGCTGACAACGTGGTGCGCAAAGGCGCAGTGGCCGATCCCAACACCACTGATGCCAACGTGATGGGCGTGCGCCGGATGAATGAGTTGATCGCCGCGGAGCCGCGCGTGACGGCCACCGCCATGCAGACCGTCGGCGTGAAGGGCTATGACGGTCTGGCCTTCGCCCTGGTGGTCGGCTAG
- a CDS encoding TIGR03663 family protein, with the protein MAQVSAKAARKKIKTPAPAAASATEARPSVVPQRRFSWPNAWWWMGAGLLLAAAALRLYDLSAKVMHHDEGVNGVFTSTLFHQGGYKYNPDNFHGPSLYYAALLTTSINSFFYGREGLSTFAVRLVPAIFGIGVVWLLLCLRRQLGTSGALSAAAIAAVSAGMVFFSRYFIHEIMFVFFTLAIIVAWLRYRETSQPRHFILASASAALLCATKETWIITAAVLLLAIPCTVVYLGLRGNPDKGADADKKNRGELAPQNAKLFPAWSQRRLYLTAAIVFVAVWVLLYSSFFMNFPKGVEDSISTFRTWFHTGQQRDHMHPWSTYFTWMWLEDGPILVLGAIGVVVALFRATNRFAVFTAFWAMGILAAYSLVPYKTPWLALSILLPLIIVAGYALGQCSRGWQRAAAMMALAASCGWSAYQAIDLSFFSYDDDVRHPYVYAHTKRDFLGLVDDVESIAAHTRQGKQIGITIMAPEHWPLPWYLRDYPNAGYWGQVVTNNVQPIIIAYDTQIAEVNRLFGDKYRIISSHYLRGNQLVLYLRNDLQP; encoded by the coding sequence ATGGCACAAGTCTCCGCCAAGGCGGCAAGGAAAAAAATCAAAACTCCCGCGCCCGCTGCGGCTTCCGCCACGGAAGCGCGCCCCAGCGTTGTGCCGCAACGACGTTTTTCATGGCCCAACGCTTGGTGGTGGATGGGAGCAGGACTTCTGCTGGCCGCCGCCGCATTGCGCCTCTACGACTTGAGCGCCAAAGTCATGCACCACGACGAAGGCGTGAACGGCGTTTTCACCTCCACGCTGTTCCACCAGGGCGGCTACAAATACAATCCAGACAATTTCCACGGCCCCAGCTTGTATTACGCCGCGCTGCTCACCACCAGCATCAACAGCTTCTTTTACGGGCGTGAGGGACTGAGCACGTTTGCCGTCCGCTTGGTTCCGGCCATCTTCGGCATCGGCGTGGTCTGGCTGCTGCTCTGCCTGCGCCGCCAGTTGGGGACATCCGGCGCCCTTTCCGCCGCCGCCATCGCCGCCGTCTCGGCCGGCATGGTTTTCTTTTCGCGATATTTCATCCACGAAATCATGTTTGTATTTTTCACCCTAGCTATCATCGTGGCCTGGCTCAGATATCGCGAGACGTCGCAACCGCGCCACTTCATCCTGGCGTCGGCCTCCGCCGCGCTGCTGTGCGCGACCAAGGAAACCTGGATCATCACCGCGGCCGTACTCCTGCTGGCGATTCCCTGCACCGTGGTCTACCTGGGTCTGCGCGGAAATCCTGACAAAGGCGCTGACGCGGACAAGAAAAATCGCGGGGAACTCGCGCCGCAGAACGCGAAATTGTTTCCCGCGTGGAGCCAGCGTCGCTTGTACTTGACGGCAGCGATAGTCTTTGTCGCCGTATGGGTGCTGCTCTATTCCTCGTTCTTCATGAATTTTCCCAAGGGCGTGGAAGATTCCATTAGCACCTTCAGGACGTGGTTCCACACCGGGCAGCAGAGAGACCACATGCATCCGTGGTCTACATATTTCACCTGGATGTGGCTGGAAGATGGTCCCATCCTGGTCCTGGGGGCGATTGGCGTGGTAGTGGCGCTGTTTCGGGCGACCAATCGCTTCGCTGTCTTCACCGCATTTTGGGCGATGGGAATTCTCGCGGCATATTCGCTGGTTCCGTACAAGACTCCCTGGCTGGCGTTAAGCATCCTGCTACCGCTGATCATTGTGGCAGGCTACGCGCTCGGCCAATGCTCTCGCGGATGGCAGCGCGCCGCAGCCATGATGGCGCTGGCCGCGTCCTGCGGCTGGTCCGCTTACCAGGCGATTGACCTCAGCTTCTTTTCCTATGACGATGATGTGCGGCATCCTTATGTTTATGCCCACACCAAGCGCGACTTCCTCGGATTGGTGGACGACGTGGAGTCAATCGCCGCGCACACGCGCCAAGGCAAGCAGATTGGCATCACCATCATGGCGCCGGAGCATTGGCCGCTCCCCTGGTATCTGCGCGACTATCCCAACGCCGGCTACTGGGGCCAAGTGGTCACCAACAACGTGCAGCCCATCATCATTGCTTATGACACGCAGATCGCCGAAGTCAACCGCCTCTTCGGCGACAAATACCGAATCATCAGCAGCCACTACCTGCGCGGCAACCAATTGGTCCTTTATCTGCGCAACGACTTGCAACCCTAG
- a CDS encoding GNAT family N-acetyltransferase translates to MNSLNNPALTDGVIFLRPHTPEDAADHLAGEDDDMAKWLSGGRSTPAGVKAFIRNAQESWRTGGPRRPFGVFDCASRRLIGFVEVNLARLAGPGQVNVSYGVFQNWRGQGIALRAINLMEQYLQSATEAKQMVLRIVPENAASIRVAEKSGFTLLGVFDEPEGRLVRYVKDMRS, encoded by the coding sequence TTGAATTCGCTTAACAATCCAGCGTTGACGGATGGAGTGATTTTCCTGCGGCCCCACACGCCTGAAGACGCAGCCGATCATCTGGCAGGTGAAGATGATGACATGGCGAAATGGCTCAGCGGCGGACGAAGTACGCCGGCTGGCGTGAAAGCGTTCATTCGAAACGCTCAAGAGAGTTGGAGAACCGGTGGCCCGCGCAGACCTTTTGGAGTTTTCGATTGCGCCAGCCGGCGATTGATCGGCTTTGTTGAGGTCAACCTGGCGCGCCTTGCTGGCCCTGGGCAAGTCAACGTTTCTTACGGCGTCTTCCAGAACTGGCGGGGCCAAGGCATTGCTCTGCGGGCCATCAATCTCATGGAACAGTATTTGCAAAGCGCAACGGAGGCGAAACAGATGGTGCTAAGGATCGTGCCGGAGAACGCGGCGTCTATCAGGGTGGCGGAAAAGAGCGGCTTCACGTTGCTGGGTGTGTTTGACGAGCCTGAAGGACGGCTGGTACGTTACGTAAAGGATATGAGATCTTGA
- a CDS encoding TlpA family protein disulfide reductase, which produces MRSFLLKLFAAALAVMALQASAQPLPKLDLQDLQGGHHKLEDYKGKVIVLNFWATYCVPCVEELPLLNEMQRKYKDKIIVLAASLDDELDRDKLQPFLHKHNADDLTLLLGAGFETLEDFGLAQVLPGTIFIDAEGKIAGKVEGALKRDDLEHRLAQMTGTPEKPKTRAHRGGAKAR; this is translated from the coding sequence ATGCGCTCTTTTCTCTTAAAGCTCTTCGCCGCGGCGCTCGCCGTGATGGCTCTGCAGGCGTCCGCCCAGCCGCTGCCCAAGCTTGACCTGCAGGACCTCCAAGGTGGCCACCACAAGCTGGAAGACTACAAGGGCAAGGTAATTGTCCTCAATTTCTGGGCGACGTACTGCGTGCCCTGCGTCGAGGAACTGCCCCTGCTCAATGAGATGCAGAGGAAGTACAAAGACAAGATCATTGTTCTGGCGGCGTCGCTTGACGACGAACTGGACCGCGACAAGCTTCAGCCCTTCCTGCACAAACACAACGCTGACGACCTGACGCTGCTCCTCGGCGCCGGCTTTGAAACGCTGGAGGACTTTGGCCTGGCCCAAGTGCTTCCCGGCACCATCTTCATTGACGCCGAAGGGAAGATCGCCGGCAAAGTGGAAGGCGCGCTGAAGCGTGACGACCTGGAACATCGCCTGGCGCAGATGACCGGCACGCCGGAGAAGCCGAAAACGAGGGCGCACCGCGGAGGCGCCAAAGCCCGGTAA
- a CDS encoding 6-phosphofructokinase: MKVGILTGGGDCPGLNAVIRAVVRKGVFHYDDEFVGFKEGWRGVLEDLTQPLDLNAVAGILPRGGTILRTSRTNPAKKEGGLQACIANLKKNKIDALIAIGGDDTQSVSQKLFDLGVKMVAVPKTIDNDVGGTEVCFGFDTAVSIATEAIDRVHTTAEAHNRVIMVEVMGRNSGWIAIYSGIAGGADVILIPERPFDIDEVSEILKRRHARGRYFSIVVVAEGCKPTSASGLVTESDKMDEFGHVRLGGIGNVLAREIEKRTGFETRAVVLGHTQRGGSPTAFDRMLATRYGIGAIDLVHRGEFGAMVAMQNNKITSVRIADAISKTRFVSQEFINAALSLHDKQEEAMHP, from the coding sequence ATGAAAGTTGGAATTCTTACCGGCGGCGGCGATTGCCCCGGACTCAACGCGGTGATCCGCGCGGTAGTCCGCAAGGGTGTGTTTCACTATGACGACGAATTCGTCGGATTCAAAGAAGGCTGGCGCGGCGTGCTGGAGGACCTGACGCAGCCTCTGGACCTGAACGCCGTGGCCGGCATCCTGCCGCGCGGCGGCACCATTCTCCGCACCTCGCGCACCAACCCGGCGAAGAAAGAAGGCGGCCTGCAGGCCTGCATCGCAAATCTGAAGAAGAACAAGATTGACGCGCTGATCGCCATCGGCGGCGATGACACGCAATCGGTCTCGCAAAAGCTTTTCGATCTCGGCGTGAAAATGGTTGCCGTGCCCAAGACGATTGACAATGACGTGGGCGGCACGGAAGTTTGTTTCGGTTTTGACACCGCCGTCAGTATCGCCACCGAGGCCATTGATCGCGTGCACACCACTGCGGAGGCCCACAACCGCGTCATCATGGTAGAGGTGATGGGACGCAACTCCGGCTGGATCGCCATCTACAGCGGCATTGCCGGCGGCGCGGACGTGATCCTGATTCCCGAGCGGCCATTTGACATTGACGAAGTGTCGGAAATCCTCAAGCGCCGCCATGCGCGCGGACGCTACTTCAGCATTGTCGTGGTGGCGGAAGGCTGCAAGCCCACCAGCGCGTCCGGTCTGGTCACGGAAAGCGACAAAATGGATGAGTTCGGCCACGTGCGCCTGGGCGGGATCGGCAACGTGCTGGCTCGCGAGATTGAGAAGCGCACCGGCTTTGAGACGCGCGCCGTGGTCCTGGGCCACACCCAGCGCGGCGGTTCGCCCACAGCGTTTGACCGCATGCTGGCCACGCGATACGGCATCGGAGCCATTGACCTGGTCCATCGCGGCGAGTTCGGGGCCATGGTGGCCATGCAAAACAACAAGATCACTTCCGTGCGCATCGCCGACGCCATTTCTAAAACCCGCTTTGTCAGCCAGGAGTTTATTAACGCCGCCCTCAGCCTGCATGACAAGCAGGAAGAGGCGATGCACCCATAG
- a CDS encoding HAD-IA family hydrolase, giving the protein MIRKNRAIPAHQIRLLIFDLDGTLVDSRLDLSNSVNAMLRHYGKPELPCDVIASYIGNGAPMLVRRSLGDPDDESFVQEALLYFMGYYREHKLDNTYVYDGVIAALDAIRASHDGQRQAASREASRGIAGRYGLQHLASQYSLGELKMAVLSNKPVGPSKGIVDALGLGKYFFQVYGGNSFHTKKPDPAGVQALLSEAEAHEEETVIIGDSDVDMITARNAGIYSVGVTYGLAPHTLEDAPPDVLVDHPKELADVLGNREQARLEFKAE; this is encoded by the coding sequence ATGATTCGTAAGAACCGCGCCATCCCGGCCCACCAAATTCGGCTTCTCATCTTTGACCTGGACGGGACCCTGGTGGATTCGCGCCTGGACCTGTCCAACTCCGTCAACGCCATGCTGCGCCATTACGGCAAGCCTGAGCTGCCCTGCGACGTGATTGCCAGTTATATCGGCAACGGCGCTCCCATGCTGGTGCGGCGGTCGCTGGGCGATCCGGACGACGAAAGCTTTGTCCAGGAGGCCCTGTTGTATTTCATGGGCTACTATCGCGAACACAAGCTGGACAACACTTATGTTTACGATGGCGTCATCGCCGCTCTGGACGCCATCCGCGCCAGCCATGACGGTCAGCGCCAGGCCGCCAGCCGCGAAGCTTCCCGGGGAATCGCCGGGCGATATGGGTTGCAACATCTGGCAAGCCAGTACAGCCTGGGCGAATTGAAGATGGCGGTGTTGAGCAACAAGCCTGTTGGCCCGTCCAAAGGCATTGTTGACGCGTTGGGCCTGGGAAAATATTTCTTTCAGGTTTACGGCGGCAACAGCTTTCATACCAAAAAGCCCGACCCCGCCGGCGTACAGGCGTTGCTTTCTGAAGCCGAAGCCCACGAGGAAGAGACGGTCATCATCGGCGACTCAGACGTGGACATGATCACCGCGCGCAACGCCGGGATTTATTCCGTCGGCGTGACCTACGGCCTGGCGCCGCACACCCTGGAAGACGCTCCGCCCGACGTGCTGGTGGACCATCCGAAAGAACTGGCCGACGTTCTGGGAAACCGCGAGCAGGCAAGGCTGGAATTCAAGGCGGAGTAG
- the uvrB gene encoding excinuclease ABC subunit UvrB, with protein sequence MDFRLASDYTPKGDQPRAIDELTRGIYAGEKHQVLLGVTGSGKTYTMAKVIEQLNRPAIVLAHNKTLAAQLYHEFKQFFPGNAVEYFVSYYDYYQPEAYIPAGDIYIEKESTINDELDKLRLSATRSLFERRDCVIVASVSCIYGLGSPDAYYGMLLFLEKGQKISRRDILSKLVEILYERNDVDFKRGTFRVRGDTIEVFPTYDDNAYRIELFGDEVDSLSQIDPLFGTVKQKYTRLPIYPKSHYVMSSATKNHAMETILEELGWWENELQKEGRLVESQRIHQRTRFDLEMMKSVGYCHGIENYSRHFSGRLPGEPPPTLLDYVPRDFIMFIDESHQTVPQLHAMWHGDRSRKENLIHYGFRLPSALDNRPLKFEEFEGRVNQAIYVSATPGPYELTKSAGVVIEQIIRPTGLVDPEVEIRPVKGQIDDLLHEIRDRAGRGERVLVTTLTKRMSEDLAEYYAEVGVRCRYMHSEIETLERIKLLRDLRKGEYDVLIGINLLREGLDLPEVSLVAVLDADKEGFLRSAGSLIQTVGRCARHLHGRAILYADRMTDSMKRAIDETDRRRAIQRAYNQEHGITPESIIRPLTMSLAGIAEGDYVDLTQEAEGLPEFKSQEELDAYIANLESDMREAAKRFEFEKAAKLRDTVRDLRTKEFLFT encoded by the coding sequence ATGGACTTCAGGCTAGCAAGCGACTACACGCCCAAGGGCGACCAGCCCCGGGCCATTGACGAACTCACGCGCGGCATCTATGCCGGAGAGAAGCACCAAGTGCTGCTAGGCGTGACCGGGTCAGGCAAGACATACACCATGGCCAAGGTGATTGAGCAGCTCAACCGTCCGGCGATTGTGCTGGCCCACAACAAGACTCTGGCAGCGCAGCTCTACCATGAGTTCAAGCAGTTTTTCCCCGGCAATGCCGTCGAGTATTTCGTCTCTTATTACGACTACTACCAGCCGGAAGCCTACATCCCAGCGGGCGACATTTATATCGAAAAAGAATCCACCATCAATGATGAGCTGGACAAGCTGCGGCTTTCCGCCACGCGGTCGCTGTTTGAGCGGCGCGATTGCGTGATTGTCGCGTCGGTCAGCTGCATTTACGGCCTGGGATCGCCCGACGCCTATTACGGCATGCTGCTGTTCCTGGAAAAAGGCCAGAAGATCTCGCGGCGCGACATTCTGAGCAAGCTGGTGGAGATTCTCTACGAGCGCAATGACGTGGACTTCAAGCGCGGAACGTTTCGCGTGCGCGGCGACACCATTGAAGTCTTCCCCACCTATGACGACAACGCTTACCGCATCGAACTCTTCGGCGACGAGGTGGATTCGCTTTCCCAGATTGATCCGCTCTTCGGCACGGTGAAGCAGAAGTACACGCGACTGCCGATTTATCCCAAGAGCCATTACGTGATGTCGTCGGCGACCAAGAACCACGCCATGGAAACCATTCTGGAAGAGCTGGGCTGGTGGGAAAATGAGCTGCAGAAGGAAGGCCGGCTGGTGGAATCGCAGCGCATACACCAGCGCACGCGCTTTGACCTGGAGATGATGAAGTCCGTGGGCTACTGCCACGGCATTGAAAATTATTCGCGGCATTTCTCTGGACGCCTGCCCGGCGAGCCGCCGCCCACGCTGCTGGATTACGTTCCCCGCGACTTCATCATGTTCATTGACGAATCGCACCAGACCGTTCCGCAACTGCACGCCATGTGGCACGGCGACCGCTCGCGCAAAGAAAACCTGATCCATTACGGTTTCCGTTTGCCATCGGCGCTGGACAATCGTCCGCTGAAGTTTGAGGAGTTTGAAGGCCGGGTGAACCAGGCGATTTACGTTTCCGCCACGCCCGGTCCGTATGAGCTCACCAAGTCCGCTGGAGTCGTGATTGAACAGATCATCCGGCCAACAGGACTGGTTGATCCGGAAGTGGAGATTCGTCCGGTCAAGGGCCAGATTGACGACTTGCTGCATGAGATTCGCGATCGCGCCGGCCGCGGCGAACGCGTGCTGGTCACCACGCTGACCAAGCGCATGTCCGAGGACCTGGCCGAGTATTATGCGGAAGTTGGCGTGCGATGCCGCTACATGCACTCAGAGATCGAAACCCTGGAGCGCATCAAGCTGTTGCGCGATCTGCGCAAAGGCGAGTATGACGTGCTCATCGGCATCAACCTGCTGCGCGAAGGACTGGACCTGCCGGAAGTGTCGTTGGTGGCCGTGCTGGACGCCGACAAGGAAGGCTTCCTGCGTTCCGCCGGATCTTTGATTCAGACCGTTGGCCGCTGCGCGCGCCATCTGCATGGGCGAGCGATTCTCTACGCGGACCGCATGACGGATTCGATGAAACGCGCCATCGACGAAACCGACCGCCGCCGCGCCATCCAACGCGCGTACAACCAGGAGCACGGCATCACGCCGGAGAGCATCATCCGGCCGCTGACCATGTCGCTGGCGGGCATTGCCGAAGGCGATTACGTGGACCTGACGCAGGAAGCCGAAGGCCTGCCGGAATTCAAATCGCAGGAAGAACTGGACGCTTACATCGCCAACCTGGAAAGCGATATGCGCGAAGCTGCCAAACGATTTGAGTTTGAAAAAGCCGCCAAGTTGCGCGATACGGTGAGGGATTTGAGGACGAAGGAGTTTTTGTTTACGTGA